The genomic segment ACGGGCAGCAGAGCCAGCTTGGGCACGACGTACAGCGCGTCGAGCGTGGGTTCCAGAGCGGCCCGTACGACGGACAGGGAGCCCATCAGGAGGCCGAGCGCGTACCCGGCGGCCGTCCCGATCGCGTACCCCGCGAGGACGCGCTTGAGCGTGGCCCAGACGTCCGGCCACAGCTCACCGTCGGCGGCGCGGTGCCAGCCGTCCTCCAGGATCGTCTGCGGCGCGGGGTAGACGCGGTCGTCGATCCAGCCGCGGACGGCGGCCAGCTGCCACAGCAGGATCAGGGCGGCGGGCACGCCCACGGCGAGGGACAGCTCCAGGGCGCGGCGGCGGCGATGGGTGCGGACTGGGTGCAGCTCCTGGGGGCCGGGACGCCGCACCAGGAGGCTTTCGTCCCCGGGCGCCTTCTCCGTGACGGCGCTCATGCGGCCGCCCTGACGCCGACCTCGCCCCGCAACAGCTCCCACAGCTCGCTCTTGAGCGCGGTGAACTCCGGCGCGGAGCGCACCGCGCCCGTGCGGGGGCGGGCGAAGGGAGGGCGTCGCTCGGCGATGACGCGTCCCGGCCTGGCCGACATCACCAGGACACGGTCGCCGAGAACGATCGCCTCTTCGAGGCTGTGGGTGATGAAAAGAGTGGTGGTTTCCGTGGTCTGCGTGAGGGCCAGCAGCTCATCCTGAAGGATGGTGCGGAGCTGGGCGTCGAGGGCCGCGAAGGGCTCATCCATGAGGAGGATCTCGGGCTCCACCGCCAGGGCGCGGGCGATGGCGACGCGCTGGCGCATGCCGCCGGAGAGGGCGGCGGGGTAGGCGTCGGCGAAGTCGGCGAGGCCCATGCGGGTCAGCCACCGGGTGGCGCGGGCGTTCGCCTCGCGGCGCGGGACCTTCTGGATGTCGAGGCCGAAACGTACGTTGGCCCGCACCGTCTTCCAGTCGTAGATGCCGTAGTCCTGGAAGATCATGGCGACCGGCCGCCGGGCGGACGTGCGGATGCTCAGCTCGCCGGAGCTGGGCCGCAGCAGCCCCGCGGCGATGCGCAGCAGGGTCGACTTGCCGCACCCCGAGGGGCCGACGACACAGGTGAACTCGCCGGGGGCGATGTCCAGGTCGACGGGGCCGAGCGCGTGCACCGCTCGGGCGGCCCGGCCGAAGGTTCTGGTCACCGCGCGGGCGCGCAGTTTGGGTGGTGAGGGAGGTGACGGGTGCGGATCTTCCACGGCTTCTCCTTGCGGAGGGCAGGCGGATGTCGGGCGCCGCAGAGAATATGACGGGCCGTCAGATCTTGGAAGGGGTACGCCGAAGGGCCCGGCGCCGAGGACGGTGCCGGGCCCTTACAGGCGTACGGAAAACGGGTTACGCGCCCGAGCAGTTGGGGCAGACCCCGCGGTACGTGACCTCGACGTCCTCGATCGTGAAGCCGAAGCGCTCCGAGTCGGGGAGGCTGGTCAGGGGGTTGCCCGTCGGGTGCACGTCACGGATCGCGCCGCAGCGGGCGCAGACCAGGTGCTGGTGGGGGCGGTGCGCGTTCGGGTCGTACCGCTTCGCGCGGCGGTCCGTCGAGACCTCGAGGATCTCGCCGAGGGTCACCAGCTCGCCCAGCGTGTTGTAGACGGTCGCCCGGGAGATCTCGGGCAGCTTGTCCGCGGCGCGGGCATGCACTTCGTCCGCCGTGAGGTGGACGTGGTCCCCGTCGAGGACCTCGGCCACGACGCGCCGCTGCGCCGTCATGCGCCAACCGCGTCCGCGCAGTCGTTCCAACAGGTCACTCATGAAGCCAGCCTAACAGGCAGGGGACCTAAATCCCGAACGGGTGTGACTTTGGATTCTCGCTTGACTTAGACAAAGTCTATCGTAGGATCGAGTACGGCGAGGCCGACGGCACGCCATGGGCAGCACGCCAAGGACAGGACTTGCAGGTATGACGCAGGAGGCGCACGTGACGCAGGGACCGCTCACCACGGAGGCCGGCGCGCCGGTCGCCGACAACCAGAACAGTGAGACCGCGGGTCTCGGCGGCCCGGTCCTCGTGCAGGACCAGCTGCTGCTCGAGAAGCTCGCGCACTTCAACCGCGAGCGGATCCCGGAGCGTGTGGTGCACGCCCGCGGCGCCGGTGCGTACGGCACCTTCACGCTCACCCGTGACGTCTCGCAGTGGACGCGCGCCAAGTTCCTCTCCGAGGTCGGCAAGCAGACCGAGACGTTCCTGCGCTTCTCCACCGTGGCCGGCAACCTCGGCGCGGCCGACGCGGTGCGTGACCCGCGTGGCTGGGCGCTGAAGTTCTACACGGAAGAGGGCAACTACGACCTCGTCGGCAACAACACCCCGGTCTTCTTCATCCGGGACGCCATCAAGTTCCCCGACTTCATCCACACCCAGAAGCGCGACCCCTACACGGGCTCGCAGGAGGCGGACAACGTCTGGGACTTCTGGGGCCTCAGCCCGGAGAGCACCCACCAGGTGACCTGGCTCTTCGGCGACCGCGGCATCCCCGCCTCGTAC from the Streptomyces venezuelae genome contains:
- a CDS encoding ABC transporter ATP-binding protein is translated as MEDPHPSPPSPPKLRARAVTRTFGRAARAVHALGPVDLDIAPGEFTCVVGPSGCGKSTLLRIAAGLLRPSSGELSIRTSARRPVAMIFQDYGIYDWKTVRANVRFGLDIQKVPRREANARATRWLTRMGLADFADAYPAALSGGMRQRVAIARALAVEPEILLMDEPFAALDAQLRTILQDELLALTQTTETTTLFITHSLEEAIVLGDRVLVMSARPGRVIAERRPPFARPRTGAVRSAPEFTALKSELWELLRGEVGVRAAA
- a CDS encoding Fur family transcriptional regulator, yielding MSDLLERLRGRGWRMTAQRRVVAEVLDGDHVHLTADEVHARAADKLPEISRATVYNTLGELVTLGEILEVSTDRRAKRYDPNAHRPHQHLVCARCGAIRDVHPTGNPLTSLPDSERFGFTIEDVEVTYRGVCPNCSGA